TCCTCTCCGCCCTCGGTCCTGCGCATCTCCTTCGCAACGGCTCTGCCGAACTCTAGGTCGGAAGCGCAAGCGTCATCCAGGATGTCTGCCACGAGGTCCCTTTGGAACGAGTTGAAAGTGATTATGCCGACGGTCTCCCCGTTTCTGCGCTCGGCAAGGAATTCTCTGAGGGCTTCTACGGCGACGCGCGCTTCTTTTTCGTTGCGTCTGTTCTCCCAGATTCCGTCGGTGACCCGCACCTCTATGGCCGGGGATTCGGGTTCGCGGACGTTGGGGGCTACCATAAGCTTCCCGCCATAGAATGCGCGGTTGGAGAACTCGATGAGCTCAGCGTATTTCGAGCGGTAATGGAATCCCAGAAGGAACGACGGGAATCTGGGCCGCGCGGCATCCAGAAGGCTGCCTTCTCCATCCTCTTCCGCCTTGTATCTCCCGGTTCCCACGCTCGATGGGCGGAGCTGCTTCGGGTCTCCGGCTACTGCCGCTTTCTTGGCGCGGTACAGCGAAGGTATCCCACGTTCCATGCGCATCTGCGAGGCCTCGTCGAATATGGCCAGATCGAAAAGGCCAATCCTCAGAGGGAGCATCTCGGACACTGCCTCGGGGGTGAGCAGCCATATGCGGATGCCGCCGATCATCTCGTAGCCGAAGCGGGACATGAACCTGCCCGGGCTCCACCTTCTTTTGGAGTTGGATATCCTGGATATGTCGGGGAAACGCCTTGAGTCTTTTATTTCTGAGAGGTATCCATGGAGCTATTCGCGGGCGCATGCGCGTATGGCTCCCCTCTTCTCCGCCATAAGGACGTCGGTCTCATCCAGAAGACTCTCGAACCTTTCCAGGGAAGACGCATCGAATTCGGGATCGAATCTGCGCGTCTGAGCCGATTCCACGGCCTCGAACATCTTGGCTTCGCTTTCCGCCAGAGTCATGCCGGAGGAAGCCAGCTCGAGCATCCCGTTTCCGTAGGCTTTCCACGGCCAAGGCAGATCTCCGAACGCGGCCTCGCCGGCGGAATATGCCCAGTAGCGGTCCAGAGCTTCCAGAGACGTCTGCGGATCCTTAAGGATGGCGTCGGCGATGCTGCGGCTGTAGCCCGAGAAGTATCTGCCGATCAGGGATGCGGCCGCATTCTCTCCTCTGGCCTTCCCGTTGGATCTGGCCAGAACTCCGTCAAGCCCGTCAGGGTCCATGGAAGCCAAGGATTCTATCCCATGGCGGAGCTCAGCTATGTCCTGCCCAGTGAGGCCGTCTTTCATGGCCAGAAGAATCGGATACCTTTTGGCGGAATCTTTGTAATCCCTGTAAAGCGCGGCTTTGGCCGGGTCGGAGAACAGTTCGTGCATCTCCAAGACCTCGGAATAACCCATCTCGCCGGCTTTCTTCGGAACATTCTCCAGGACATCGGCAGGTATGCCTTTCCCGGGAAGCCTGCGCTCCAAGTCCTCGGAATACAGTCTCATGGGTTCCAGCCCGGATTCCCTTCTGCCAAGGAGGTTCTTTTCGATGTCCCCTAACCTGCTCAGCGCCGATTCTATGGAATCGTTTATGGCATCGATATCAGGGGCTTTCGGAGGTTCTTCCAGCGAAAGCATCCTATTCAGCTGCCCGTAGAAAGAGCTCTTGTCCCCTGCGTCATCCGCCATCATGCAGTAATCTGACAGTTCTCCCAGCCTCGAGCGTACCACGTCCAGAGCGGTTTTCTTCTCCGATACCACGAGAACGCTCATGCCTTTCGCCGCCGCGGACATCACGGCCTCCGTTATGACCTGGGATTTCCCGGTTCCCGGCGGCCCATGTATCACTATGCACTCGGTCTCTCCCATAGCGGCGATTATGCGTTCCTGGGAGGGATCCAGAGGTTCGGCGCAGAGCAGATCCCTTTCGGAGACCAATTTCTCTGGGAACGGCTCTGGTTTAGGTTTGGTTACGAATCTGTCAAGAATCCCGCTTACCGCGCTTCCGGAGATGATGGAGCCGAAATCCTTCTGCACCGATCCGGAGTACAGTGAGTACCTGCCCAGGACGGCGAATGGGACTGTTCTGATCTCTCCGCAGGCGTACTGCATCAGTCTATCCGGCTCTCCGTCCACGAACGGCACGGGTTTTTCCAATTTCCAGGATATGGGTATTCCTTGCTCTGTATAGAACGCCGACAGGCAGGCCGCGAAGCCCTCAGCTGAGGCGTCATCCGCATCGCATTCCGGCAGCGGACAGTCGGTCCCGGATGCCCTCATGGCTGCCAATATCAGAGTCCCGTTGAATATGACGTCGCGAGACGGATCCACGCGAATGGTTACGGTCCCTTTCTCTCTGGATGCGCATACGGGGAACAAGGCGAGAGGAGCCCTGACCGCGAACCCGTCCTCCAATCTCCCTTCGGCGAACGGGTATGCGGCATACAGGTCGAAGCTCCCTCTGTCGCGGAGCTCTCTGTTCGCTTCGCGCACTATCTCTATGGCATGTCTGCGCGTCGTTTGGTCCGAATTTAAGGTGCTGGCGATTCCGTCCGAGAATAGAAAGCTGATCACATCCGCTCCGGCAATTATGGTAAGGTCCAAACCGCTGCTCGCATACAGCCTTGATTGGAACAGCATGCGGTTGCCTCTGCCGAGATCGGTGAGATTTTTCTCGAGTTTTCTCAGCGTAGCGGCGGTCTCGCAGCGCATCCCAATGCCGCCGGATGCTGCCGCCGAGTATCTTCTTGTTATCTCCAGGAAGGCTTCGCCGTATTGTTCTATGAAGCGTTGGCCGACCCCCGGTATTGCAGCCAAATCCTCGGCCCTGACCGGAAGGCGGCGGGCCATCTCTTCCAGGACTTCGTCCGAGCATATGGAACGGGTCCTGTTTCCCTCCTCTTTATCGTCGCGGAGGATTTCTCTTATGCCTGCGAGTTCAGCCAGAAGGTCTGCCGCTTCCGCTGCACATCCCGTTCCGTGGCATTCCAAGCCGTTTTCGCGGATAGCATACGAATCTTCCATGGCAGTCACCTTCCGGAAAGCGTCAGCACTTTTCCATCGGTTCCATGCTTGATCCGTATTTGAATCTAAGAACGGGGTGCCCGAAAGTGGTATTTCGAGTATTATGTCCCTATATTCAGCGAATAGGTCTAAGATTTAGACGTCGAATTTATTTGGTTTTATTTTATCAGGCCATTTTTTCAATAAGTATTCCGATTAGACTATAGTTAACTTTTTTAGATAGGTGACGCACAAAATGGGTCGGAAGATGTTTTATTATCATTTCTTGTGTTGTTTGTTGTTCGATGGCTGTTGTTGATTG
This portion of the Candidatus Methanomethylophilaceae archaeon genome encodes:
- a CDS encoding HRDC domain-containing protein, with translation MEDSYAIRENGLECHGTGCAAEAADLLAELAGIREILRDDKEEGNRTRSICSDEVLEEMARRLPVRAEDLAAIPGVGQRFIEQYGEAFLEITRRYSAAASGGIGMRCETAATLRKLEKNLTDLGRGNRMLFQSRLYASSGLDLTIIAGADVISFLFSDGIASTLNSDQTTRRHAIEIVREANRELRDRGSFDLYAAYPFAEGRLEDGFAVRAPLALFPVCASREKGTVTIRVDPSRDVIFNGTLILAAMRASGTDCPLPECDADDASAEGFAACLSAFYTEQGIPISWKLEKPVPFVDGEPDRLMQYACGEIRTVPFAVLGRYSLYSGSVQKDFGSIISGSAVSGILDRFVTKPKPEPFPEKLVSERDLLCAEPLDPSQERIIAAMGETECIVIHGPPGTGKSQVITEAVMSAAAKGMSVLVVSEKKTALDVVRSRLGELSDYCMMADDAGDKSSFYGQLNRMLSLEEPPKAPDIDAINDSIESALSRLGDIEKNLLGRRESGLEPMRLYSEDLERRLPGKGIPADVLENVPKKAGEMGYSEVLEMHELFSDPAKAALYRDYKDSAKRYPILLAMKDGLTGQDIAELRHGIESLASMDPDGLDGVLARSNGKARGENAAASLIGRYFSGYSRSIADAILKDPQTSLEALDRYWAYSAGEAAFGDLPWPWKAYGNGMLELASSGMTLAESEAKMFEAVESAQTRRFDPEFDASSLERFESLLDETDVLMAEKRGAIRACARE